Proteins co-encoded in one Flavivirga eckloniae genomic window:
- the infC gene encoding translation initiation factor IF-3, which yields MQEDKHKINSKITAPNVRLVGDNVDIGVYSTRDALKIADEQGLDLVEISPNADPPVCKVMDYKKFLYEQKKRDKALKSKATKVVIKEIRFGPQTDDHDYQFKKKHAEKFLKEGAKLKAFVFFKGRSIIFKEQGQILLLRLAQDLEELGKVEQMPRLEGKRMTMFIAPKK from the coding sequence ATACAAGAGGATAAACATAAGATTAACTCTAAGATAACAGCACCTAACGTTCGTCTTGTAGGAGACAATGTTGATATAGGTGTTTATTCTACAAGAGATGCTTTAAAAATAGCAGATGAGCAAGGGTTAGACCTGGTTGAGATTTCACCTAATGCCGATCCTCCTGTTTGTAAGGTTATGGATTATAAGAAGTTTCTTTATGAGCAAAAGAAGCGCGATAAGGCTTTAAAGTCTAAAGCGACTAAAGTTGTTATTAAAGAGATTCGTTTTGGTCCTCAAACAGATGACCACGATTATCAGTTTAAAAAGAAACATGCCGAGAAGTTCTTAAAAGAAGGTGCCAAGCTTAAAGCTTTTGTATTCTTTAAAGGACGTTCCATTATATTTAAGGAACAGGGTCAGATCTTATTGTTGCGTTTAGCTCAAGATTTAGAAGAACTTGGAAAAGTAGAGCAAATGCCACGTTTAGAAGGTAAGCGAATGACCATGTTTATTGCTCCAAAAAAATAA